GACGCCGAGCGTGCCCGCGCCCGGGCCGAGGCGCTCGCCGGGCTCGCCGAGGTGCCGGCATGAGGCTGACCTGGGCCCAGCCCGAGGACCTCCTCGCCCACGAGCTCGTCCAGGCGGCCGCCGAGGGCACGGACGTCTCCGGCGTCCGCGCCCGGTGGGTGGCCGCGGGCGGGGACCCGGTGCCCGCCGTGAGCGGCGCCGGGCCCGTGCCCGCTCCCCCGGCGCTGCGGCAGCTCGCCCGCGACCTGCTCGCCGAGCTCGCCGCGACGCCCGCTCCGCCCGCCCCCGCCGAGCCGGACGGCTGGGAGGAGATCGTCGCGCTCCTGCCGTCGGCGCCGCAGCTGCCCGGGCTGCCCAGCCAGGACGCCTACCGCGAGCGGGTGCTCGGTGCGTGGACCGGCCGCGCCGCCGGCTGCCTGCTCGGCAAGCCGGTGGAGAAGGTCCCGCGGCAGGGCATCGAGGAGATCCTCCGGTCCACCGGTCGCTGGCCGCTGGACCGCTGGTTCACCGCGGTGGGCCTGCCCGAGGACGTCGCCGCCCGCTGGCCGTGGAACCGCCGCTCGGCCCCGACGTCGCTGGAGGAGAACATCTCCGGCATGCCGGAGGACGACGACCTCAACTACCCGATCCTCGCGCTGCTCCTCCTCGAGCGGCACGGCCACGCCTTCACCACCGAGGACGTCGCCCAGCTGTGGCTCGACCACCTGCCGGCCGGGCGGGTGTTCACCGCCGAGCGCGCCGCCTACCGCAACATCCTCGACGCCCGCCCGGTCCCGGAGACCGCCACCCACCTCAACCCGTTCCGCGAGTGGATCGGCGCGCTCATCCGCACCGACCTCCTCGGCTGGGTGCTGCCCGGCGACGTCCGCGGCGCGGCCCGCCTCGCGTGGGCGGACGCCCGCCTCAGCCACACCCGCAACGGCCTGTACGGCGCCATGTGGGCGGCGGCGCTCGGCGCCGCGACGACGGTCTGCACGAGCGTGGAGGACGTGCTCGACGCCGCCGACGCCGTCGTCCCGCCGGGCAGCCGGCTGGCCGACGCCGTCCGGCTCGGGCGCGAGCTCGGCGCCGCGTGCGACGGCAGCGAGCCGGCCGTGCGCGAGGCGCTGGACCGGCTGCACGCCGCCTACGGCGACCTCCACTGGGTGCACGTCCTCAACAACGCCGCGACCATCGCCTTCGCGCTCACGGCGGGCCGCGGCGACTTCGGCCGCAGCGTCTGCCTCGCCGTGACGGCAGGCTGGGACACCGACTCCGCGGGCGCCACGGTGGGCGCCGTCGTCGGCGGGCTGCTCGGCGTCCCGGGCATCGGGGAGCAGTGGACCGGCCCGCTGGAGGGCCGCATCGCCACCTCGCTGCCCGGCGGCGAGCAGCGCATCGCCGACCTCGCCGACCGCACCGTGGCCCTGGCCGCCTCCCTCACCGCGGAGGTGGCCCGATGAGCGTGACGCCGCGCGGGAAGGTCGTCGTCGTCGGCTCGGCGAACGTCGACCTCGTCGTGCCCGTCCCCCGCCACCCCGGTGGCGGGGAGACGGTCCTCGGCGGGTCGCTCGCCCGCCACCCGGGCGGCAAGGGCGCCAACCAGGCCGTCGCCGCCGCGCGCGCCGGCGGGGCGGACACGACCTTCCTCGGCGCCCTCGGCCAGGACGAGTCCGCCGACCTGCTCCGCGCCTCGCTCGAGGGCGCGGGGGTGCGCACCGACCTCCTCGCGCGGGTGGCCGAGCCCACCGGCACCGCCCTCATCACCGTCTCCCCCGACGGCGAGAACGCGATCGTCGTCGCCCCCGGGGCGAACTCCCTCGTCGCCGTCGGGCCCGAGCAGGCCGAGCGCCTCGCCGCCGCCGACGTCGTCCTCGCCCAGCTGGAGATCCCGGTCGAGGCCGTCGCCGCCGCGGCCGCGGCCCGCCGCCCCGGCGCGCTCCTCGTGCTCAACGCGGCCCCCTCGCGCGACCTGCCCGCGGACCTGTGGCCCGCCGTGGACGTCCTCGTCGTCAACGAGCACGAGGCCGCCGACCTCACGGGCGACGACGACGCCGAGCCCTCCGCGCTCGCCCGCCTGCTCCTCGAGCGGGTCCCGGCCGTGGTCATCACCCTCGGCGGCGCGGGCAGCCTCGTCGCCGAGCGCGGCGGCGAGCCGGTCGCCGTGCCCGCGTTCCCCGTCGACCCGGTCGACACGACGGGCGCCGGCGACACCTTCTGCGGCGTGCTCGCCGCCTCCCTCGCCCAGGGCTCCACGCTCGTGGACGCCGCCCGGCTCGCCGCCGCGGCAGGTGCGCTGGCGACCACCGCGCCGGGCGCCCAGGAGTCCGTCCCCACCGCGACGGCCGTCGCGGACCTCGTGCAGCGACACCGCTGAGAGAAAGGCGTCATGTACACGTTCGACCCGCTCGTCCCGCGCCCCATCGACCGGCCCACCGAGGTCCCGCTCGGCGGTCTCACCGCCGAGCAGCACGCGGCGCTGGACGAGGCGAAGATCTTCGTCGGCCCCGCCGACCCGGCCGACCGCCCGGCGTGGCGCGAGACGCTGGACCGCTGGCGGGAGGACGCCCGGGTGCGGCACGGGTACGTGGGCAGCGCCTACGCCCGGCCGCAGGCGGCGTGGGCGGCGCGCTGCCACACGGTCGCTCAGGTGTGGCTGTGGGACGAGCTGCTCTACTCCTTCGAGGAGCACCGCTTCACCCCCGAGCGCTTCCTCGCCGACGCCCGCGAGCGCTT
Above is a genomic segment from Georgenia wutianyii containing:
- a CDS encoding ADP-ribosylglycohydrolase family protein; its protein translation is MRLTWAQPEDLLAHELVQAAAEGTDVSGVRARWVAAGGDPVPAVSGAGPVPAPPALRQLARDLLAELAATPAPPAPAEPDGWEEIVALLPSAPQLPGLPSQDAYRERVLGAWTGRAAGCLLGKPVEKVPRQGIEEILRSTGRWPLDRWFTAVGLPEDVAARWPWNRRSAPTSLEENISGMPEDDDLNYPILALLLLERHGHAFTTEDVAQLWLDHLPAGRVFTAERAAYRNILDARPVPETATHLNPFREWIGALIRTDLLGWVLPGDVRGAARLAWADARLSHTRNGLYGAMWAAALGAATTVCTSVEDVLDAADAVVPPGSRLADAVRLGRELGAACDGSEPAVREALDRLHAAYGDLHWVHVLNNAATIAFALTAGRGDFGRSVCLAVTAGWDTDSAGATVGAVVGGLLGVPGIGEQWTGPLEGRIATSLPGGEQRIADLADRTVALAASLTAEVAR
- a CDS encoding ribokinase; protein product: MSVTPRGKVVVVGSANVDLVVPVPRHPGGGETVLGGSLARHPGGKGANQAVAAARAGGADTTFLGALGQDESADLLRASLEGAGVRTDLLARVAEPTGTALITVSPDGENAIVVAPGANSLVAVGPEQAERLAAADVVLAQLEIPVEAVAAAAAARRPGALLVLNAAPSRDLPADLWPAVDVLVVNEHEAADLTGDDDAEPSALARLLLERVPAVVITLGGAGSLVAERGGEPVAVPAFPVDPVDTTGAGDTFCGVLAASLAQGSTLVDAARLAAAAGALATTAPGAQESVPTATAVADLVQRHR